The Nitrospira sp. genome contains a region encoding:
- the gspN gene encoding type II secretion system protein GspN, whose translation MGGDRNTMTFKWTDAWREILAWTVGGVCILAVCVMVTFPYGMLQARLVAELKRATGMDVRVADWTLGWPLSLEWRNVTLSKQNLAPFQMAVLQAKLGIMKALSGVLGLDLVVQLDENSSHTSLAKGTLTASSFSFSGPVTAKGQFQQVDLSKVVRRYVTHGTLNGDFSHRVDSGLGAGTTMKGEGTWTADATDLVIDQIPLGNGRTLSLTFSKVSAGLACRDLLCEVTQLKGEGIDGSFSGEGNITIQQPMPNSQLHLTVTVIPGPGFVAKAGTLGLPSPPPGTPMTVKIVGTLAQARIAL comes from the coding sequence ATGGGTGGCGATCGGAACACCATGACCTTTAAATGGACTGACGCATGGAGAGAGATCCTGGCGTGGACCGTGGGCGGAGTCTGCATCTTGGCTGTGTGCGTGATGGTCACCTTTCCGTATGGAATGCTCCAGGCCAGGTTGGTTGCGGAGCTCAAGCGAGCCACCGGTATGGATGTCCGAGTGGCCGATTGGACCCTGGGATGGCCGCTGAGCCTGGAATGGAGGAACGTCACTCTATCGAAGCAGAACTTGGCTCCCTTCCAGATGGCCGTTCTGCAAGCCAAGCTCGGAATCATGAAGGCCTTGAGCGGCGTGCTCGGACTCGACCTAGTTGTGCAGTTGGATGAGAACTCATCGCATACCAGTCTTGCCAAGGGGACGCTCACAGCCTCGTCATTTTCGTTCTCCGGCCCCGTCACGGCAAAGGGTCAGTTTCAGCAGGTGGATCTCTCCAAAGTCGTCCGCCGCTATGTCACTCACGGCACGCTCAACGGAGATTTCTCTCATCGGGTCGACTCCGGCTTGGGAGCCGGAACCACGATGAAGGGCGAAGGGACATGGACGGCGGACGCAACGGACCTGGTCATCGACCAGATTCCACTCGGCAACGGCCGAACCTTGTCGCTGACGTTCAGCAAAGTCTCGGCAGGGCTGGCGTGCCGGGACCTCCTCTGCGAAGTCACCCAGTTGAAGGGCGAGGGAATCGACGGCTCGTTCTCGGGCGAAGGGAACATCACCATTCAGCAGCCGATGCCGAACAGCCAATTGCACCTCACGGTGACGGTAATCCCAGGCCCTGGCTTTGTGGCGAAAGCCGGGACACTCGGCCTCCCCTCACCGCCTCCTGGAACCCCCATGACCGTGAAGATCGTCGGAACCTTGGCACAGGCGAGGATTGCATTGTAA
- a CDS encoding prepilin-type N-terminal cleavage/methylation domain-containing protein: protein MSLPGVSPSKQQSGFTLVEVLVAIALLGLIGAMVFGSLITTTRTIDAGRDHAAREETVRKLLRLMAEEISLSKRNLAYPWVGMNGTWEGYPADTLAFLAMSQELRTSTAKETDPTNMMSKESETVRVVYTRERDRLIRFVRKNVYTLTDTNESLDQMELADRVQAFNVRYYDDQNRLWLDEWPTASKMPKAVLLEVTFQDPDTEPWTVREWVAIGTP from the coding sequence ATGTCTTTGCCGGGCGTCTCACCTTCTAAACAGCAAAGTGGTTTTACGCTTGTCGAGGTCTTAGTTGCCATTGCCCTGCTGGGCCTCATCGGCGCCATGGTCTTTGGATCACTCATCACGACAACGCGAACCATCGATGCCGGACGGGATCATGCGGCGAGGGAAGAAACCGTCAGAAAGCTATTGCGCCTTATGGCAGAGGAAATCTCACTCAGTAAGCGCAATCTCGCATACCCGTGGGTCGGGATGAACGGGACATGGGAAGGGTATCCGGCCGATACACTCGCGTTTCTCGCGATGAGTCAGGAGTTGAGGACCTCAACCGCCAAAGAGACCGATCCCACAAATATGATGAGCAAGGAGAGCGAAACCGTTCGAGTCGTGTACACGCGGGAACGCGACCGGCTGATCCGCTTCGTCCGCAAAAACGTCTACACATTGACCGACACCAACGAATCGTTGGATCAGATGGAGTTGGCGGATCGTGTGCAAGCCTTCAACGTCCGGTACTACGACGACCAGAACAGGCTCTGGCTCGATGAATGGCCGACGGCCAGCAAAATGCCCAAGGCCGTACTGCTTGAAGTAACGTTTCAGGATCCCGATACCGAGCCTTGGACGGTGCGGGAATGGGTGGCGATCGGAACACCATGA